The Aquipuribacter nitratireducens genome contains a region encoding:
- the pknB gene encoding Stk1 family PASTA domain-containing Ser/Thr kinase: MDGTTRDQVRDRVAGRGDDPVRDPVVGRVVGDRYRVLARVARGGMATVYRAEDTRLRREVALKVMHPHLAESDDFADRFRAEALAAASVQDRAVVTVHDQGDDGDLVWLAMELLPGRTLRDLVRDRGALSPAEAFPVMTALLQGLAAAHATGLVHLDVKPENVLATRDGSWAVADFGLARAATASRTATGSLLGTPEYLAPEAAQHGRVDARTDLYSAGIVLFELLTGRQPHTGEVPFQVVWSHVTTDVPLPSSLAPHLPPEVDALVARACRRDPAERPASAQELLRDLRRTWAGLDPAVLDARPDGTGGDADTTRTARVERWWDGLPEERDTDPHEPDDPTTPHEPVGPTHGERPDEALTRSLPARRRRRPGLAGVLLVLLLASVAAGAALWWFEAGPGAQRDVPDVRTLTAAAAENRLAAAGLASGTTPVFDEEAPEGTVVDTRPGPQEQVHKNGTVTLLVSAGPELFDVPDLRGRSPEEAAAALEPLGLVLGGSSGAFSAEVDEGLVVGHEPGPGQAVRGGTAVDVVVSRGPQPVAVPDVTGDDADSARRVLEAAGLRLGDTGERYDDAAPAGVVVAQDPAEGQLRPGGTVDVTVSLGPEPVAVPDVFELRFADAVAALEEAGFEVERRGSSIFGRVVSQDPSAGTPLVPGSTVVVTTF, translated from the coding sequence GTGGACGGCACCACGCGCGACCAGGTGCGCGACCGCGTCGCCGGCCGGGGCGACGACCCCGTGCGCGACCCGGTCGTGGGTCGTGTGGTCGGCGACCGGTACCGCGTGCTCGCGCGGGTCGCCCGCGGCGGGATGGCGACGGTGTACCGGGCCGAGGACACCCGGCTGCGGCGCGAGGTCGCCCTCAAGGTCATGCACCCCCACCTCGCGGAGTCCGACGACTTCGCCGACCGCTTCCGCGCCGAGGCGCTCGCCGCGGCGTCCGTGCAGGACCGTGCCGTCGTCACCGTCCACGACCAGGGCGACGACGGGGACCTCGTGTGGCTCGCGATGGAGCTGCTGCCGGGCCGGACCCTCCGCGACCTCGTCCGTGACCGCGGCGCCCTGTCCCCGGCGGAGGCCTTCCCTGTCATGACGGCGCTGCTGCAGGGCCTGGCGGCCGCGCACGCCACCGGTCTCGTCCACCTCGACGTCAAGCCGGAGAACGTGCTCGCCACGCGGGACGGGTCGTGGGCGGTCGCCGACTTCGGGCTCGCGCGCGCCGCGACCGCCTCGCGGACGGCGACCGGCTCGCTCCTCGGCACGCCCGAGTACCTCGCGCCCGAGGCGGCGCAGCACGGCAGGGTCGACGCGCGCACGGACCTGTACTCCGCGGGCATCGTCCTCTTCGAGCTCCTCACCGGGCGGCAGCCGCACACCGGCGAGGTCCCCTTCCAGGTGGTGTGGAGCCACGTCACGACCGACGTCCCGCTGCCGTCGTCGCTCGCCCCCCACCTGCCCCCGGAGGTCGACGCCCTCGTCGCGCGCGCGTGCCGGCGCGACCCGGCCGAGCGGCCCGCCTCCGCGCAGGAGCTGCTGCGCGACCTGCGACGGACCTGGGCCGGGCTCGACCCCGCCGTCCTGGACGCCCGTCCCGACGGGACCGGCGGCGACGCCGACACGACCCGGACCGCGCGGGTGGAGCGGTGGTGGGACGGGCTCCCCGAGGAGCGCGACACCGACCCCCACGAACCGGACGACCCGACCACGCCGCACGAGCCGGTGGGGCCCACGCACGGGGAGCGGCCCGACGAGGCGCTCACGAGGAGCCTCCCGGCCCGTCGGCGGCGCCGCCCCGGGCTCGCCGGGGTGCTCCTCGTGCTCCTCCTCGCGAGCGTCGCGGCAGGGGCGGCGCTGTGGTGGTTCGAGGCGGGGCCGGGGGCGCAGCGTGACGTGCCCGACGTCCGCACCCTCACGGCCGCGGCCGCCGAGAACCGGCTCGCGGCCGCCGGGCTCGCGTCCGGCACGACACCGGTCTTCGACGAGGAGGCCCCGGAGGGGACGGTCGTCGACACCCGCCCCGGGCCGCAGGAGCAGGTGCACAAGAACGGCACCGTCACCCTGCTGGTGTCCGCGGGGCCCGAGCTGTTCGACGTCCCGGACCTGCGGGGCCGCAGCCCCGAGGAGGCCGCGGCGGCGCTGGAGCCCCTCGGCCTGGTCCTCGGCGGGAGCTCGGGCGCGTTCTCGGCCGAGGTCGACGAGGGCCTCGTCGTCGGGCACGAGCCGGGGCCGGGGCAGGCCGTCCGGGGGGGCACCGCCGTCGACGTCGTCGTGAGCCGCGGCCCGCAGCCGGTGGCGGTCCCGGACGTCACGGGGGACGACGCGGACTCGGCCCGCCGCGTCCTCGAGGCCGCCGGGCTCCGGCTCGGCGACACCGGCGAGCGCTACGACGACGCGGCCCCCGCCGGTGTCGTGGTGGCGCAGGACCCTGCCGAGGGGCAGCTGCGTCCGGGCGGCACCGTCGACGTCACCGTGTCGCTGGGGCCGGAGCCGGTGGCCGTCCCGGACGTCTTCGAGCTCCGGTTCGCCGACGCCGTCGCCGCCCTCGAGGAGGCCGGGTTCGAGGTGGAGCGACGGGGGTCGTCGATCTTCGGCCGGGTCGTGAGCCAGGACCCGTCCGCGGGCACCCCGCTCGTCCCCGGGTCGACCGTCGTCGTCACGACCTTCTAG
- a CDS encoding Rv2175c family DNA-binding protein — protein sequence MSRSRSRTGDRRPAGPPALRTPRPDTLSPEETDEVRDLVADWLPLPDVAERLDLDIMRVRRLVADGDLAAVRVDGVVQVPAAFLVEAPGGHGAAPLPELRGTLTVLEDAGYTTAEAVRWLFTPDPTLVEGRPVDTLRAGRKTEIRRRAQALGF from the coding sequence GTGTCCCGTTCCCGATCCCGCACCGGCGACCGACGCCCGGCCGGCCCCCCGGCCCTCCGCACGCCCCGCCCCGACACCCTGTCGCCCGAGGAGACGGACGAGGTCCGCGACCTGGTCGCGGACTGGCTGCCCCTGCCGGACGTCGCCGAGCGGCTCGACCTCGACATCATGCGCGTCCGACGGCTCGTGGCGGACGGTGACCTCGCCGCCGTGCGCGTCGACGGCGTCGTCCAGGTGCCGGCCGCGTTCCTCGTCGAGGCCCCCGGCGGGCACGGTGCCGCGCCCCTGCCCGAGCTGCGGGGCACCCTGACGGTCCTCGAGGACGCGGGCTACACCACCGCCGAGGCCGTGCGGTGGCTGTTCACCCCCGACCCGACGCTCGTGGAGGGCCGGCCCGTCGACACGCTGCGCGCGGGTCGCAAGACGGAGATCAGGCGTCGGGCGCAGGCGCTGGGGTTCTGA
- a CDS encoding phytoene/squalene synthase family protein translates to MSAKDLDAAEIVDPPLRVAYERSRQLHAGHGKTYYLATLLLPRAKRPYVWALYGFARYADEFVDSLTEPDPAALVRWGEAFLERLETDPVRPAGVDPRHDPVGAAMEDTMRRWGIPRAHVEAFLESMQMDITEATYATYADLERYMYGSAAVIGLQMLPILEPSTPDAAPRARALGEAFQMSNFIRDVGEDLRRGRVYLPQEDLDLFGVTAADLATGTVTSPVRRLLEFEIERTRALYAYAEPGIDMLHPTSRDCMRTAFRLYGGILDAVERADHQVLDRRVRVSLPRRLAVAGPGLVRAWAARTGPAGRAPAPADLRTPAPAPDA, encoded by the coding sequence GTGAGCGCCAAGGACCTCGACGCCGCCGAGATCGTGGACCCGCCCCTGCGGGTCGCCTACGAGCGGTCCCGGCAGCTGCACGCCGGGCACGGCAAGACGTACTACCTCGCGACGCTGCTGCTGCCGCGGGCCAAGCGCCCGTACGTGTGGGCGCTGTACGGCTTCGCCCGGTACGCCGACGAGTTCGTCGACAGCCTCACCGAGCCGGACCCCGCCGCACTGGTGCGGTGGGGGGAGGCGTTCCTCGAGCGCCTCGAGACCGACCCGGTGCGCCCGGCGGGCGTCGACCCCCGTCACGACCCGGTCGGGGCGGCCATGGAGGACACCATGCGGCGCTGGGGGATCCCCCGCGCGCACGTCGAGGCGTTCCTCGAGTCCATGCAGATGGACATCACGGAGGCGACGTACGCGACGTACGCCGACCTCGAGCGCTACATGTACGGGTCGGCCGCGGTCATCGGGCTGCAGATGCTGCCGATCCTCGAGCCGAGCACCCCGGACGCCGCGCCCCGCGCCCGCGCCCTCGGCGAGGCCTTCCAGATGTCGAACTTCATCCGGGACGTCGGCGAGGACCTGCGCCGCGGTCGCGTGTACCTGCCGCAGGAGGACCTCGACCTCTTCGGCGTGACGGCGGCCGACCTCGCCACCGGGACCGTCACCTCACCGGTGCGCCGGCTCCTGGAGTTCGAGATCGAGCGCACCCGCGCCCTCTACGCCTACGCCGAGCCCGGCATCGACATGCTCCACCCGACGTCGCGGGACTGCATGCGCACGGCGTTCCGGCTGTACGGCGGCATCCTCGACGCCGTCGAGCGCGCCGACCACCAGGTCCTCGACCGCCGGGTGCGGGTGTCGCTGCCGCGGCGCCTCGCGGTCGCCGGCCCCGGTCTCGTGCGGGCGTGGGCCGCCCGGACCGGACCCGCGGGGCGGGCGCCCGCCCCCGCGGACCTCAGAACCCCAGCGCCTGCGCCCGACGCCTGA
- a CDS encoding aldo/keto reductase translates to MSPSRLGIGLAALARPAYITSGRGRDLGDGRGVADLRRRTWAVLDAAVAGGVRYVDAARSYGCAEEFLAGWLDAHPDADVTVGSKWGYRYVGDWRLDADRHEVKDHSLEAYRSQSAETLRLLGDRLSVYHVHSATPGTGVLDDTALHRELGALRERGVAVGVSVSGPSQAGSVRRAAEVEVDGRPLFTSFQATWNVLEPSVGPALAEVAAAGARVVVKEAVANGRLAPGGERSDAADRLDALAASLGTGRDALAIAVALAQPWASVVLSGAVTPEQVRSNLAATRVELPTDVTDALAGLAEEPDEYWDARSRRPWS, encoded by the coding sequence GTGAGCCCGTCCCGGCTCGGGATCGGCCTGGCCGCCCTGGCGCGTCCGGCGTACATCACGAGCGGGAGGGGCCGCGACCTCGGCGACGGGCGCGGCGTGGCGGACCTCCGCCGGCGCACGTGGGCGGTGCTCGACGCCGCGGTGGCCGGCGGGGTGCGCTACGTCGACGCGGCACGGTCCTACGGCTGCGCGGAGGAGTTCCTCGCGGGCTGGCTCGACGCCCACCCGGACGCCGACGTGACGGTCGGCTCGAAGTGGGGGTACCGCTACGTCGGCGACTGGCGGCTCGACGCGGACCGGCACGAGGTGAAGGACCACTCCCTCGAGGCATACCGCTCGCAGTCGGCGGAGACGCTGCGCCTGCTCGGCGACCGGCTGTCCGTCTACCACGTCCACAGCGCCACGCCCGGGACGGGCGTCCTCGACGACACCGCGCTGCACCGGGAGCTCGGCGCCCTCCGCGAGCGCGGCGTGGCCGTCGGGGTCTCGGTGTCAGGACCCTCGCAGGCCGGGAGCGTCCGACGGGCCGCCGAGGTCGAGGTCGACGGCCGGCCGCTCTTCACGTCGTTCCAGGCGACGTGGAACGTCCTGGAGCCCTCGGTCGGGCCCGCCCTCGCCGAGGTCGCCGCCGCCGGGGCGCGCGTCGTGGTGAAGGAGGCGGTCGCCAACGGCCGCCTGGCCCCCGGCGGGGAGCGGTCGGACGCCGCCGACCGGCTCGACGCGCTCGCGGCGTCGCTCGGGACGGGCCGGGACGCCCTCGCGATCGCCGTCGCGCTGGCCCAGCCGTGGGCGAGCGTCGTCCTGTCGGGGGCGGTCACGCCCGAGCAGGTCCGCAGCAACCTCGCCGCCACGCGCGTCGAGCTGCCGACGGACGTGACGGACGCCCTCGCGGGGCTCGCGGAGGAGCCGGACGAGTACTGGGACGCGCGGTCGCGCCGACCGTGGTCGTGA
- the crtI gene encoding phytoene desaturase family protein → MSRPVLTPSRLAGWLPGRVRTVVGPTDHVVVVGAGLAGLSAAMRLAGAGRRVTLLEREEVPGGRAGVVVRDAPDGSGQYRFDNGPTVLTMPDLIADCFDALGEDMHDWLDLEPVTPLYRAFYADGSHLDVHADTEAMCAEIEQVVGPDEAAGYRRYVDYVARLYRYEMTDFIDRNIDTPLDLLTPNLVRLLAMGGFGKLAPRVEKFLSDPRTQRIYSFQSLYAGVSPYDALAIYAVIAYMDSVAGVFAAKGGMHAIPQAMAAAAEKHGVEIRYGTTVERVEHSGGRARAVVTSTGERIEADAFVLNPDLPVAHRDLLGKSPRRHRRLTYSPSCYLLLAGSTRRYDFTAHHNIHFGEEWEGVFTDLTHGRLMRDPSILVSRPTASDPGLAPPGREIYYVLFPTPNLTAGIDWEAGAARYREHVLEQLHDRGYTGFGDAIEVEDVTTPLDWERRGMYAGAPFASAHTFGQTGPFRPGNLWGENVVLTGSGTQPGVGVPMVLVSGRLAAERVLGRDRSYRSRAWRW, encoded by the coding sequence GTGAGCCGCCCCGTCCTCACCCCGTCCCGCCTCGCCGGGTGGCTGCCCGGCCGCGTCCGGACCGTCGTCGGGCCCACCGACCACGTCGTCGTCGTCGGCGCCGGGCTCGCGGGGCTGTCGGCCGCGATGCGCCTGGCCGGGGCCGGCCGGCGCGTCACGCTGCTGGAACGGGAGGAGGTCCCCGGCGGACGGGCGGGGGTCGTCGTGCGGGACGCCCCGGACGGGTCCGGGCAGTACCGCTTCGACAACGGCCCCACCGTCCTCACGATGCCGGACCTCATCGCCGACTGCTTCGACGCGCTCGGCGAGGACATGCACGACTGGCTCGACCTCGAGCCCGTCACGCCCCTGTACCGCGCGTTCTACGCCGACGGGTCGCACCTCGACGTCCACGCCGACACCGAGGCGATGTGCGCGGAGATCGAGCAGGTGGTGGGTCCGGACGAGGCCGCGGGCTACCGGCGCTACGTCGACTACGTCGCCCGGCTGTACCGGTACGAGATGACGGACTTCATCGACCGGAACATCGACACCCCGCTCGACCTGCTCACCCCCAACCTCGTCCGGCTCCTCGCGATGGGCGGGTTCGGGAAGCTCGCGCCGCGCGTGGAGAAGTTCCTGTCCGACCCGCGCACGCAGCGCATTTACTCCTTCCAGTCGCTGTACGCGGGCGTGAGCCCGTACGACGCGCTCGCGATCTACGCCGTCATCGCGTACATGGACTCCGTCGCCGGGGTGTTCGCCGCCAAGGGCGGCATGCACGCCATCCCGCAGGCCATGGCGGCCGCGGCGGAGAAGCACGGCGTCGAGATCCGCTACGGCACGACCGTGGAGCGCGTCGAGCACTCCGGCGGGCGCGCCCGCGCGGTCGTCACGAGCACCGGGGAGCGCATCGAGGCGGACGCGTTCGTGCTCAACCCGGACCTGCCCGTCGCGCACCGCGACCTGCTCGGGAAGAGCCCGCGCCGGCACCGCCGGCTCACGTACTCCCCCAGCTGCTACCTGCTGCTCGCCGGCTCCACCCGCCGCTACGACTTCACCGCGCACCACAACATCCACTTCGGCGAGGAGTGGGAGGGCGTCTTCACCGACCTCACGCACGGCCGGCTCATGCGGGACCCGAGCATCCTCGTGTCGCGGCCCACCGCCTCCGACCCCGGGCTGGCGCCCCCCGGTCGCGAGATCTACTACGTCCTCTTCCCCACCCCGAACCTCACCGCCGGCATCGACTGGGAGGCCGGGGCGGCCCGCTACCGCGAGCACGTGCTCGAGCAGCTCCACGACCGCGGCTACACGGGCTTCGGCGACGCGATCGAGGTCGAGGACGTCACGACCCCGCTCGACTGGGAACGACGGGGCATGTACGCCGGCGCCCCCTTCGCCAGCGCCCACACCTTCGGGCAGACCGGGCCGTTCCGGCCCGGGAACCTGTGGGGGGAGAACGTCGTGCTCACCGGCTCCGGGACCCAGCCGGGTGTCGGCGTGCCGATGGTGCTCGTCTCCGGGCGGCTCGCGGCCGAGCGCGTGCTGGGCCGGGACCGTTCCTACCGGTCCCGGGCCTGGCGCTGGTGA